In Pseudorasbora parva isolate DD20220531a chromosome 9, ASM2467924v1, whole genome shotgun sequence, the sequence CGAGCGGCGTTGGTTTGATTTCATTTCTTCTCGAGAGGCTGAGCGATTGTCAATAGCGCAACCGTCAGTTCatacattagcctattattattcattaattatccgaacaaaccttaatctcgagccctgaaactgataaaaaaaaatgaaatgctgtttcatgcatactgagctttttacactgttaaagacttggattcccatcctaaacatagacaaagtttcaaaaactaatattggacgtttgatggagtatttctgtgtcaaaaatacttcttccggtttctcacaagtttctgagttTTTTTTCGAGCATGGGTCGGCTTGTCGTCGAcagagtggaaggtccttgtatgggccgtatgggctcttctcccggaagggtttACAAAAAGTGTAAAGctgaaaaatgtgtttatagTTGTGTAGAAATGGGCAAAGGTTTTGCTCCTTGAGTGTCAGGTTTTAGAGGAATAGGACAGAATACAGTTTGTAGGTTATAAAAATCATTaggtctatggaaagtccccataaaatgtgtgtgcttgtatgtgtgtgcgtgtgtgtgtctgcttcAAGGTCGCAGACTGATCCAGACATAAGCAGGATTTCTAATCAACACTACTCATATTACACCAGTATCTTATTACAGACACATCACTCACATTAATATTTCAATGTTAAATTCTTTATTAGTGTGGTCTATCAATATACTGTGCACTCCATATCACAAAATAACACAACATTTAAATTTTATGTTTACACAATACAAACCAATGCAATCGAGCTTTTCAAGAaacaaaaatgcaaataaacatAAATTCTTACTATTCActgaattatattaaaatagtagtttttattttattttatttgtatgtaatacaaatatatgtaatttatggctaaattgtatttttaagcATAGTTAAATTCATCTTGTGAATTAGAGCCAGGTCTTAGAAAGTGATCTTGTTGCTCGTTCTCATCAATTAGAATAAAAATAGACTCATAAAATTAAACCATGCTGCAACAACTGCTGGGGCTGGACTGTGGCCAATGGAAGACTCTTAACAATCCATTCACTGCATGCTGACAAAAACAGATATGACTGCAACACTCTGCAGTTTTTCACAATTGCTAAAAAGCTAAACCCCATTCTCTCAATCAAATTGAACTATGAAGTTAAGCAAAACTACAACACAGCTTTACATGCGACTAAACACACGACTAAATTACTAAAATTGTTCACATATTTTTCTAATATACTGTAATCAAAGCAACTGTACAAAATTAGATTGCACAGGTGGAACagaatgttgatactgttaggggttaaccaTTTGTGACCCAAGACCGATAGTGAGAAAGACCAAGAGTCATgagtgcaattaattaaagaaaatattactgaagaatagtttgcagtttcataaGCAGAAGACGTAccatacatacaattgtcccaacagtaatactgttttcaaggtctacCCACGCATTACTGCAAGCTGAATAATTCTAAATGGCTCAGAGAAAATGCACAGTAATGGTACATTTCCACACAGTTTCAGTAAATCAGATGCACGTGTCCATAGATCACGTGTTTAATCTTTCATTCTGGAATTAGGCCCATAGTGACCTTTCAGATCTAGAGCAGCCACTAGTTTGTCCagaacaagtccacccatctcttcaacacgatcacatggtcatgcgtataaatagcccacttacagcacagctcagctgcaggcattaatttaaacggatgctaagtaatgtatgtgttttaacttctcaaattaatttctatgaaagttaagcttccaaagacATGAACTaaaaacgcgttgtgaatgtaacttatgccgcgaatgtggtcgcgattacctcagctttcatcacgagagctcatcagctcatttatgacgttaaatgtaatctgactcctaatcggagttagtgctgtgagactcacgcggcaactcgatcgttatattgaacacacacgttcagtatttaattgtactttctgaactcagtcactgtaatccagtagcggtggctttgggaatggcctcacagggcagcaaagtattctgggaattgtagtctttcatccccatgagacaaaaatacattttctgtcttttctcagtctagaaagcaccaaattcaaaaataatttcacatttctactacattaatgacccagtttaaaaacagattcatcttcccagcactgaagtaccccttttagtatttcagtaaaaggaaatataaaatgattaatatataacagaaatgaaagacaaatccatatttcacatctggaagccgggctaagtgagcaaacactgTAACTGCACTCCTAAGGGTGAGTAATCTGCACAGAGTGTTTATCTTTAAAGGTTATCATTGCCTGTGATGTGGACAAAGTAATCTGGCTGAACAGTATGGACACATGATGCTGAGTCAAAATGAATCTCTCATTGACTTCATTGATCAGTTTTGCTCTCGTCTTCTATGGaacatgcttttcatttgacCTTTTTGGCTTTTGCATTTGGACTATTGCTTTTGTACAGTATGCAAGTGATGAATATACAGACATTCAATGCCATACCATATTCAATATAATATCAAATTTGCAGTACATACAGTCTACAATATTTTCTTCTTATTACACTACTTATATTactgtttataataaattattattattattattattattattattattattattattattattattattattattatgtaactACATTCTTTGGATGCTGTGTGTCCAATAAATGATCCGTAGTGGCTATATATTGACTGGCTGTTTGTCTGAAAGCATTGTTTAATTTTGAGTACAGGTGAAATGGTTTTGAGTCCATTTGTTATTTAAGGGGGCAGCCATTTGTGGtgtcaaaaaacaacaacaacaacaacaaaacaacaacaaacaaaaaaacactgtgGACAATTTTTACACTCAATGTGTAGCTGCTAGAGAATACCCATGCACTGTGAGTGTTGCCTCTCTGAATTCCCTTCTTTTCATTCACTCAGTGGACTGAATTAGGGGGCCATTTTGGATAGAGCCATTACGGACAATAAAAAATGATGACATATCTAACTGCTGAGAGGCACATTTGATAAAACAGAAGCAAGTATTTCAGAGACAAGATGGAGTATTCCagaacatatgataaaagttgttttatattatttgaattatGATTTTAACATTCTAGTGTGTATATAGCGATGTAGACttgacagaaaaatatgaaatttgttttgaGATTAAAAATTGACTTCTGCTATGTTTTGAACAatatgttttctattttttgctgtattgtttactgattgcttgattgtgtttatcattttgatcactttgtttatgatttgagagcagtgtttgattttgaactcaggtaaaactgttttgaggcgaaagtttcaagagtcagaggttttgtgaatagtgcttgaagaggaggttttgtgtttaatggtttcagaaaatggagcaaggtttcagaaatagtgtttaagcaattgaaaaaaaactgtaagCAGAAAGTCTACCAATACTAAACTAATACTAGCTAGTTGACATGTAGGTGCAACGTTCCTTATAGGAACCTTATTATCTATAACAATGTCAAAGGGGGCCAGCAAATTAACATGCTATAATTAGTGAAATCACTGTCCACTGTCCAGCGGAGagcttaatgctaaattaaAATCAAGAAAGTTTATGAAACCTTTGAAAACATTTCCACTTAGTCggataacaattttttttttattttttttttgttagttttttttttttttttttactttgatttTATTAGGGTTACCCTATAAGCCCAACAACAATTCATCAACAATATTTCTGCAACTAGTCAACAATTTTGAGCCAATTTGCACAGATATTGTGGAAAAGCAAATACACCTTAACATTCACATCATCACACAAGCATTCCAGGAAAACAGattcattatgtttgaagctcTGTAAACATATCATTAcaaattgatttcaaatttcaTGCAAAACTGTGCAAAACTTAAGCACCCCCCCCCCCGCGCGCTATTCAAATAACTAAGTTAATTAATTAAGAACAAAGGTGTTAAACTCAGTCCTGCAAAGTTTTGTCCCAACTCTGCTCCAACACacatacactcctgaacaaaatcttaagaccagggatgcattgcaagttttacacatttcgcagttgtggatcataaccgggttgtaagcgctgcttcaaaatgccaaaagaagaaacaggagcaagagacaaaaaatagagagtaggcaatttattgaaaactccatttaaactcaaacaggccgttcatcagctgatcaaatgtttaagaccatagcccaaaaTAAACGcagtactaaaagtgtcaaaaaaagactcagtagtgagtagccccaccgttcttgttgatcacttcaaaaactcgtttcggcatgcttgatgcgactgtttccaggaggcCTGTGGGAACGTTGCTCCATGTGGTTAAGATGGCTACATGAAGGGCATCCACGGTCTGGAACtgacgtccatttttgtaaacttcccttgccatccatccccaaatgttctcgatgggatttagatcaggggaacacgcaggatggtccaaaagagcaatgatattctcctggaagaagtccttcgtCAGGCAGGCGttgtgaattgcagcgttgtcctgttgaaagacccagtcattaccgcacagacAGAGGCCCTCGGGcaagagggatgcccgctgcaacagatccacatagccagtcaccgtttgacgcccctgcacaacctgaagctccatttacccattgaaggaaaaagcaccccagatcatgatggagcctcTTCCACTGTGCTGCATcgaaaacatctcaggtgggatctccttgtcatgcTAGTAACGTTGGAAGCCATCGGGACCCTCCAGGTTAAAAATGTTCtcgtcagagaataaaactttcttccacttttcaatgtcccatgtttggtgctCCCATGCAAATTCTAAATGGGCAAGTTTGTGTCAtgggaggagacgtggcctttgaagacgttttttgttcttgaagcccttctctagcagatgacgtcttacgccggcttcacactgcacgcgtaagcagggcgtaagcagcgcgtatttttttcggcgcccatgttaatcaatgagtgcattcacaccggcagcagaggcagcgcagcggcgcgtagcaggagcagagcagaagcagcagtgccgcgatcgtttcggcgccaggtctatttttgacgcgctgctcacgatgaattaaagccacagtacattgttctgatcaaaattaacctggttaacatgaaaaataacacatttaaccatgaaataatttagtgaagtgTTCCGTGTGTTTCTCAGTCACCATGACATCCGGCgctgtggaagaaaaaaaagttctacaCAAAAAACAAAGTCACTGCCATAAGTTTTTGCTTGAAcaacaaaactaattttaaataatgtatgccagtttagcttaaattaaatatgaattaaattatgtatatattataactatatgctggcataaaaacagaaacgataaacaaaagcaggtggtgtcacaggcagtgttcttCAGAGTGCACTTGGAAAGACATGACACTCGTCTCATCGGGTTGAAAAGCACAGTTCTCTATGATCCACACAATTTGCTTTATAAAGACTTGCAAGTGAATGAAAGCATGGGAGGAAGTTGGTGAGCGTGAGCGGCTCTTGGTGCTGAtggtaagtcattttaaagtgtttttgacaatctttcgttgtctcacgaatgaacaactaaatatggataggtaaatagaatgtacacacattaatatagcacacatacagtatagacatgtagatagactattatgtgcgttattttgtcatttaaaaaaaaaaaacgtttttagataatttgctcatttagcctacaatatatcattaagaagtttcctcttagttattacagtcatttatgaattatctttaataggtttatgatgggtaatgcatgtaaatttgatgcctatccaatatttcaagacaatttcctgaagtttctctttttagcagtgtccttttcatggacatatagtgcgatggcctttcttctatcaaaaactcgcactaaacgaaataaaaaaaaacatcagaaacaagtgaaacgatttttaaaaataaaattagcttcatgataaatctttgctttattaccatttcaaatacattaaagagaaatgcaaacttATCCATTATAGAGTACTCTGTACACAACTGCGCGTGACAACTGCGCACGACAAACGCTGCCTTTGTGAAAGGAAAAAGTGTGCGCGCTGCTACTGCTTTACCCACGCGCTGCTTCAGCGCTGCctacgccctgcttacgcgtgcagtgtgaagccggcgttaTGGTTGTTGGGCTGCAGTtagcatcagtaagggccttaatttgggttgagaatcgacctgtgtcttcacaGGCAACCTGTCGGATCCTGCGGttcagtgcaggtgaaatctttttgggtctaccacttgactttttttgtcccataactctagggattttttaagaaatgtaaaacaaCTGTCTTACTGCGTAACTACTTACTACCAACCTCAACAGCGATGACGTGTTGCaaaaggccttgcttgtgcagctcaacaatcctgccatgttcaaagagagaaagcctttttgcctttgccatcaggagatcttgacagtatgactgcttgaagaacaatgacatgaaagccatatttttatgcagatttgacctttttatggctatggtcttaaacttttgatcagctgatgaacggcctgtttcagtttaaatgcagctttcaataaattgcctactctctatttcttgtttcttgctcctgtttcttcttttgatccacaagtgcgaaatgtgttaaacttgcaatgcatcccctggtcttaagattttgttcaggagtgtaccTGTAGTTTTCAAATAAGCCTGAAGAACTTGATTAGCTGGATCAGGTCATTAATTAGGAttgaagctaaactctgcagggctgTGGCCCTCCATGAACTAGGTTTGACAGTGCTGGATTTCATATTTGTCCAAACAAAATGTTCTCCCGTTTCCCATTGCATAGCAAATCAGAAagccatttatttgaaattaactAGGTTTGACAGCCCTGATTTAGGATATTGTCAACGTCTCTGTGCAGGAGCAGGAATAGCAGGATACAGGAGGAAACCGGAAAAGGTGGAGTCGTTGGTGTTATCTGCATACACTCCCCCAAATCCCTCATCTCCATAGACCTGCAGCCATACCTCATCTCCTGCTTCTAAACGCAAGATAACAGAACCTGATGCCTGATCCACATTGCTTTCCTGGTACTGGTCATAGGTAAACATGATAGCCTTGTCATTCATGAAGAGACTGACTTTAGCATCTTTCATGTAGACGGTCAGATGATAAGTGAAGAAGTACACCCCTGGCAAAATGCAGCGGAACTTTCCGGAAACATCATCATAGTGGTGCTGGTCGTTGTAGAAGAACTTGTTGAAGCGGATTGGCACGTTGGTGGTGGGAACAAGTTCTCTGAGACCTACACTAAAGGCTGAGTTGTAAGATAAGGCACTTTCCCCATGGGCTCCTTTCAGACCTGGGTTTCCAGGAAAGCCTCTTGGTCCAGCAGGACCAACATCCCCCTTCTGTCCAGGATCTCCTTTCTCACCTGCTtcacctacaaaaaaaacaaaaaacaaaacatggatTCATTAAATACTGTAGCAGATGTACAGCTGGATTAACTGGATTGTTACAAGATCAGAAGAACAGAAGAGTCATATATGTGCTGTGGACCAAGAGTGTATTTGGACTCTTGAAAAGAGtttcattttgtatttttaagttTGGATTTTGGATTTTAGCTGTTTATCTGCATGATAATTCAAACAGCATGGCTAACCTTCTCTGGAGCAGAAAATCGCGAACtaaaactggaccaatcagttGTAAACAAAGTGACATGTACTGTATGTGATGCAATAACATCCCGTATCTCTCGCTTCAAATTAAATCAGTTTCGTGAAAACATTTTAGACACACAATTTACCATCTTAATCAATTATAGTTTGAATATATAACCTTTTCATTTAAATGCTAaactattaatttaattataagtTCACACTGAAAGCATTTTAGACAAACTTATCTACAgtttgacaatatttaacctTTCAAATAGCACTTAGATGTTATTTACAGTTTTACAAGTGTAAATAGTAGTTAGATGatatttttgtgtgcaaaaagtGATATTGTTTGCACCAGTGTACATTATAAAACAGTCAGCAATAATACAAATATGAGTGTAAaggattatatttattaaagtcaTTAGTCTAAATGGATGCTGCCTTATTGGGACAATAAAGCCCTTCCTAAACCTACCTGATAAACACTTTATTCCTACTATTAAATATGCACTAGGtactttatttaatatatatatatatatatatatatatatatatatatatatatatatatatatatatatatatatatatatatatatatatgacacgccaattcgtatgccattttggcgtgcaatcaagacgcataatcgctttttagcgtttTTATCAACGctgtttcattctatccccctacactgcccctacccctaaacctacccaacacacacacgcacacacacacacagcccctaaaccttcccctcacacacacacagaccctaaacctacccatcacaagaaacattctgcatttttacattttcaaaaaaacataatttagtatgtttataaatccatttaccttgtggacacacatattcagacacattttgaacgtgtaactcaaacccttccctaaaccgagtattataaaaaaaacaggatataacaggcagatacgactgcatacataatttaatcagaaagtacaaatattccaagtgttccaaggccaaacgattgatttgtgtgaagaaaattcCCCAAAAGCAATCAGTAACTTCGAATCCATCCGCCAGAAGAAAtgttacgtcagctttgacagcattggctgtcttgtgtcttgtgaccgatcgcgtcattcaacttgttgtgtatcatttgaatcagaaatatgaatgaacgagtgcatgtgtgttctgttcgcaaaggagcgcaatcatcatttcaacgactaaaacattaaggtcatctctgttcttcacatgaagatatcgtatgacttcagaagacttggaatgcaacatgagttaatgcttttatactgttttttggtcagtttttgcaataaatagatgtgactgtacatttatttgcctgttactgttacgtgttttatattgttgagagttgacaggtttagggtaggagtggaggtAGTTactctaaaatataaaattatgctataaatattaattctgtgagatcagtcaTGGTGTCATGTTGTGCATCTGGaattgagaaaaaaatattaccacttagcgcctccagtggacattttaccccaaaagtgcaggtaaacgtacctggaggtacacaattagggtgttgcaaaaatgtaggcagggtaacgtatttccaatgagcctgggttgccaaatcgcaggcacgtgacaacatccacatcactcattggccatggcatattgctaaactgcttttcgattggtcagaatttacatgtGGAAAAATTCCAAGAGAAGAGGAAAAAGTCAGCAAACTAAAGCACAATGGAGAGACGACTACGTTGtctggttttgtccctggcaaTAATCTACTGCATTgggtgtatttaccacagtaaacaaataatacatttctataatgaagcgtggatgcgacttgaaaacaacgttctaatgcactgcagacggcgagcacgcatcgctcgtcacttcaagtgGAGGCACGCATTAATTATTCTAAactctgacatgctcatcttccgaaaatattgccaactatctatcaggtaataatgttgtgcacataatgtcagcgcaactgactacggcagctggttaaGTCCAAAAATGAACAgaacttttgcagttggttctgttcgaggtcagatcacgttctcaccacaaaccaACCGGTCCAGAGTTTGTttgaaagcgtaccgagaccacctcttcaaggaggtctcagTACGCTGGTTTGGTCCACTTTTGGTGCACACCCGAAtgtgattgctgctttcacatcTTTTGGGTTTGCATGCATATgcataaattatgcataatctGTGAtcttaatttgatgtaagtgagAACTCGTGAaacatcattaatgtgatttgatgtaaAACTTGCTTCACATGCAATCAATAACTAATTtctaatttgatttatttatttgtgcggATTCAGAAATGATTTAGGGATTATGTCAAAAATgtccccaaaaatgaaatgctcACAAAATTCAAGATGTTGCAAAAAGGTCTTGTATGAGTTCTGAATTTATAACGTGATATAATTAACCAATTACACAAGAGGGCTGTTTTCATACATTTGAGCATGACAGCAAACATGATATTGCTTTAACATTCAATATcgttttatttgcattttttttaaacattatcctcaacatatttatgcatttataatTTAACAATTCAGATGCATCTTCTGTATCA encodes:
- the adipoqb gene encoding adiponectin, C1Q and collagen domain containing, b produces the protein MTLLWKILLGIILFGQLGQGQHLLEENLEQIAVDEGAEEGGEEVEEPEGPGADVSQPDDRQPCAMWMGGVPGTPGHSGNPGRDGRDGHDGPRGEKGDKGEAGEKGDPGQKGDVGPAGPRGFPGNPGLKGAHGESALSYNSAFSVGLRELVPTTNVPIRFNKFFYNDQHHYDDVSGKFRCILPGVYFFTYHLTVYMKDAKVSLFMNDKAIMFTYDQYQESNVDQASGSVILRLEAGDEVWLQVYGDEGFGGVYADNTNDSTFSGFLLYPAIPAPAQRR